A genomic stretch from Bradyrhizobium quebecense includes:
- a CDS encoding chlorophyllase/cutinase-like alpha/beta fold protein — MKRGIIVLCLCIVAMAGYFTTDRWAIRHTTLTFHDVLRDDRDVTVEVAVRRDRQMQAMAEMIELPVAILSHGNTVRNTEYSFLTNVFASRGYLVVSIQHDLDTDAPMVTKVGEEYVGRRMQYNRGVFNIMYAIDELKKLYPNANYRALTLIGHSNGGDISMFFARQHPDLVKKVVTLDNLRVPFITDSKIKILSFRSRDPVFKADPGVVPDDETCARLGIRVVRTEFQHNDLSDRGPDSAKSSIQAGVEQFLDEDAGESPPTMPLLAASASSQDKDKSAAPDTK; from the coding sequence GATGGGCCATCCGCCACACCACGCTGACGTTCCACGACGTTCTGCGCGACGATCGCGACGTCACGGTCGAGGTCGCGGTCCGGCGCGACCGGCAAATGCAGGCGATGGCCGAGATGATCGAGCTGCCAGTCGCGATCCTGAGCCACGGCAACACCGTCAGGAACACCGAGTACTCGTTCCTCACCAACGTGTTCGCGTCACGCGGCTACCTCGTCGTCAGCATTCAGCATGATCTCGACACCGATGCGCCGATGGTGACCAAGGTCGGCGAGGAATATGTCGGCCGCCGCATGCAATATAATCGCGGCGTCTTCAACATCATGTATGCGATCGACGAGCTGAAGAAGCTCTATCCGAACGCAAACTATCGCGCGCTGACCTTGATCGGCCACTCCAACGGCGGCGACATCTCGATGTTCTTCGCCAGGCAGCATCCCGACTTGGTCAAGAAGGTCGTGACGCTGGACAATCTGCGCGTCCCCTTCATCACCGACAGCAAGATCAAGATCCTGTCGTTCCGTTCCAGGGACCCGGTGTTCAAGGCCGATCCGGGCGTCGTGCCTGACGACGAGACCTGCGCCAGACTCGGCATCAGGGTGGTCAGAACCGAATTCCAGCACAACGACCTCAGCGACCGCGGCCCCGACAGCGCGAAATCGTCGATCCAGGCAGGCGTGGAGCAATTCCTCGACGAGGACGCCGGCGAGAGCCCGCCGACGATGCCGCTGCTTGCGGCTTCGGCGTCGAGCCAGGACAAGGACAAGTCGGCGGCCCCCGACACCAAGTAG
- a CDS encoding spermidine synthase, with protein MTFEPSASRNRLVLVVYTAAIFVSALLLFSVQPLFTKMVLPRLGGSPAVWSVAMVFFQSLLLGGYAYAHLLMKLNSRAVPIVVHLVLLVVALLTLPLSIRSGWGEPPTSGYAVWLLGLFAVSIGLPFFALAANNPLLQAWFVRTGHPNGPDPYFLYASSNIGSFLALLSYPVLLEPMFTLRTQNLIWTGGYGLLIILIASCGVLLLRSPAYAAARDAQGDDANALAPSWSRRARWIFLAAVPSGLLIAVTAHISTDVAAAPLLWVLPLSLYLLTWVLVFQSRPLLPHKWMLLAQPLAIAGVVILLAVGGEQNLLLTLGGHQLCFFIIAMACHGELARTRPAAKYLTGFYVALSFGGMVGGLFAGLIAPFTFSWIAEYPILLALAALCRPPGGAERLPRWSAWYWPFLTVLAVALIAPSYSAGDIFNWFDDHRVWVIGAVGVLSALLALALNANRWKIFATVVVALVVLRAYPSDDGRVETVRSFFGVHKIVVTPNGQYHVLMHGTTIHGAEKFKNDDGTPVAGKPEPISYYHKDGGIGQAITAMRERKGAPLKVAVIGLGSGTLTCASVPGEDWRFFEIDQSMVDTARDPKYFTYIQSCEPNLKPVIGDARLTFAKEPDGVYDLIIVDAYSSDAIPIHLATEEAMAIYKEKLAPQGAVVMHVSNRHLELASVVVGIADANDMKSWVYSEDSGRDNEYIFSTSVVVSAREEEDVGKLASSDVWTETDANEKQRVWTDDYSNVLGAVYRRLRDGEQ; from the coding sequence ATGACATTTGAGCCGTCCGCCTCGCGAAACCGGCTGGTGCTGGTTGTCTACACCGCCGCGATCTTCGTCAGCGCGCTGCTGCTGTTCTCGGTGCAGCCGCTGTTCACCAAGATGGTGCTGCCGCGGCTCGGCGGCTCGCCGGCGGTGTGGTCGGTGGCGATGGTGTTCTTCCAGTCGCTGCTGCTCGGCGGCTATGCCTATGCACATCTCTTGATGAAGCTGAACAGCCGTGCGGTGCCGATCGTGGTGCATCTCGTGCTGCTCGTCGTCGCGCTGCTGACATTGCCGCTCTCGATCAGGAGCGGCTGGGGCGAGCCGCCAACCTCGGGCTACGCGGTCTGGCTGCTCGGCCTGTTCGCGGTCTCGATCGGCCTGCCGTTCTTCGCGCTCGCCGCCAACAACCCGCTGCTGCAGGCCTGGTTCGTGCGCACCGGTCACCCCAACGGCCCTGATCCGTATTTTCTCTATGCATCCTCGAACATCGGCAGCTTCCTGGCGCTGCTGTCCTATCCAGTGCTGCTCGAGCCGATGTTCACGTTGCGCACCCAGAACCTGATCTGGACCGGCGGCTATGGCCTGCTGATCATCCTGATCGCAAGCTGCGGCGTGCTGCTGTTGCGGTCGCCGGCTTATGCGGCCGCGCGCGACGCGCAAGGTGATGATGCCAATGCGTTGGCGCCGTCCTGGTCGCGGCGGGCGCGCTGGATCTTCCTGGCTGCGGTGCCGTCCGGCCTGCTGATCGCGGTGACGGCGCATATCTCGACCGACGTCGCGGCCGCCCCCTTGCTTTGGGTGCTGCCGCTGTCGCTGTATCTGTTGACCTGGGTGCTGGTGTTCCAGTCGCGGCCGCTGCTGCCGCACAAATGGATGCTGCTGGCGCAGCCGCTGGCGATTGCCGGCGTCGTGATCCTGCTCGCGGTCGGCGGCGAGCAGAACCTGCTGCTCACGCTCGGCGGCCATCAGCTCTGCTTCTTCATCATCGCGATGGCCTGCCATGGCGAGCTCGCGCGCACCCGCCCGGCGGCGAAATATCTTACCGGCTTCTATGTCGCGCTGTCGTTCGGCGGCATGGTCGGCGGCCTGTTCGCGGGGCTGATCGCGCCGTTCACCTTCTCATGGATCGCCGAATATCCGATCCTGCTGGCGCTCGCAGCGCTGTGCCGTCCGCCCGGCGGCGCGGAGCGGCTGCCGCGCTGGAGCGCCTGGTACTGGCCGTTCCTTACGGTGCTGGCGGTGGCGCTGATCGCACCGAGCTATTCGGCCGGCGACATCTTCAACTGGTTCGACGACCACCGGGTGTGGGTGATCGGCGCAGTCGGCGTGCTCTCGGCGCTGCTCGCGCTCGCACTGAATGCCAATCGCTGGAAGATCTTCGCCACCGTCGTGGTCGCGCTGGTGGTGCTGCGCGCCTATCCATCCGACGACGGCCGCGTCGAAACCGTGCGCAGCTTCTTCGGCGTACACAAGATCGTGGTGACGCCGAACGGGCAGTATCACGTGCTGATGCACGGCACCACGATCCACGGCGCCGAGAAGTTCAAGAACGACGACGGCACGCCGGTCGCCGGAAAGCCGGAGCCGATCAGCTACTATCACAAGGATGGCGGCATCGGGCAGGCCATCACCGCAATGCGCGAGCGCAAGGGTGCGCCGCTGAAAGTGGCTGTCATCGGCCTCGGCTCGGGGACGTTGACCTGCGCATCGGTCCCCGGCGAGGACTGGCGATTCTTCGAGATCGACCAGTCGATGGTCGATACCGCGCGCGACCCGAAATACTTCACCTACATCCAGAGCTGCGAGCCGAACCTGAAGCCTGTGATCGGCGACGCGCGGCTGACCTTCGCCAAGGAGCCGGACGGCGTCTACGATCTCATCATCGTCGACGCCTATTCGTCGGACGCGATCCCGATCCATCTCGCGACCGAGGAGGCGATGGCGATCTACAAGGAGAAGCTGGCGCCACAGGGGGCGGTCGTGATGCACGTCTCCAACCGCCATCTCGAACTTGCCAGCGTCGTGGTCGGCATCGCCGATGCCAACGACATGAAGAGCTGGGTCTACAGCGAGGATTCCGGGCGCGACAATGAGTACATCTTCTCGACCTCGGTCGTGGTCTCCGCGCGCGAGGAGGAGGACGTCGGCAAGCTCGCATCGTCCGACGTCTGGACTGAGACCGATGCCAACGAGAAGCAGCGGGTTTGGACCGACGATTATTCGAACGTGCTTGGCGCAGTCTACCGGCGCTTGCGCGACGGCGAGCAGTAG
- a CDS encoding phytoene desaturase family protein — protein sequence MNETDVVIIGAGHNGLTCAAYLAMAGLRVKVVERRKVVGGAAVTEEFCPGFRNSVAAYTVSLLNPQIISDLKLADHGLKIVERRAQNFLPAPDGSYLLTGEGRTQQSVAKLSQRDATTIGAFSRELEAIADVLRQFVLRAPPNLVEGFGIGAMSEAFNALGTANILRRLSLEQQRDLLDLFTRSAGEMLDERFESELVKALFGFDAIVGNYASPYAAGSAYVMLHHAFGEVNGKKGVWGHAIGGMGAITQAMAHAARSHGVEIETDAPVREVIVEKDRATGVILDNSETVRARYVVSNVNPKLLYTRLVPEGALASEFRTRIGRWQNGSGTFRMNVALDTLPSFTALPGPGDHLTAGIIIAPGLGYMDRAWRDAREFGWSRAPVVEVLIPSTLDDSLSPPGQHVASLFCQHVAPQLPDGKSWDDHRDEVADLMIATVDNYAPGFAGSVIGRQILSPLDLERQFGLLGGDIFHGALTLNQLFSARPMLGHADYRGPLRGLYHCGSGAHPGGGVTGAPGHNAARAVLADHRALFA from the coding sequence ATGAACGAAACAGACGTCGTCATCATCGGTGCGGGGCACAACGGCCTCACCTGCGCGGCCTATCTTGCGATGGCGGGGCTGCGGGTGAAGGTCGTGGAACGCCGCAAGGTGGTCGGCGGCGCCGCCGTCACCGAAGAGTTTTGTCCGGGCTTCCGCAATTCGGTCGCCGCCTACACGGTGAGCCTGCTCAACCCGCAAATCATTTCTGACCTGAAACTTGCCGATCACGGCCTCAAGATCGTGGAGCGGCGCGCCCAGAACTTCCTCCCCGCGCCCGACGGCAGCTACCTGCTGACTGGCGAAGGCCGTACCCAGCAATCGGTCGCAAAGCTCAGTCAGCGCGACGCAACCACAATCGGCGCGTTCTCAAGGGAACTCGAAGCCATCGCCGACGTGCTGCGCCAATTCGTGCTGCGCGCACCGCCGAACCTGGTCGAGGGTTTTGGCATCGGCGCGATGAGCGAGGCCTTCAACGCGCTTGGCACCGCCAACATCCTGCGCCGGCTGTCGCTGGAACAACAGCGCGACCTGCTCGACCTGTTCACGCGATCGGCCGGCGAGATGCTCGACGAGCGTTTCGAGAGCGAGCTCGTCAAGGCGCTGTTCGGCTTCGACGCCATCGTCGGCAATTATGCCAGCCCCTACGCGGCCGGCTCGGCCTATGTGATGCTGCACCATGCGTTCGGCGAGGTGAACGGCAAGAAGGGCGTCTGGGGCCACGCGATCGGCGGCATGGGCGCGATCACCCAGGCGATGGCGCATGCCGCGCGCAGCCATGGCGTCGAGATCGAAACCGATGCACCTGTCCGCGAGGTGATCGTCGAGAAGGATCGCGCCACCGGCGTCATCCTCGACAATAGCGAGACGGTGCGCGCCAGATATGTCGTCTCCAACGTCAACCCGAAGCTGCTCTACACACGCCTGGTGCCGGAGGGCGCACTGGCGAGCGAATTCCGCACGCGCATCGGGCGATGGCAGAACGGCTCCGGCACGTTCAGGATGAATGTGGCGCTTGATACCCTGCCCTCGTTCACCGCGCTGCCCGGCCCGGGCGATCACCTCACTGCGGGCATCATCATCGCGCCTGGTCTCGGCTACATGGATCGCGCCTGGCGCGATGCGCGCGAATTCGGCTGGAGCCGCGCACCCGTCGTCGAGGTGCTGATCCCCTCGACGCTCGACGACAGTTTGAGCCCGCCGGGCCAGCATGTCGCAAGCCTGTTCTGCCAGCACGTCGCGCCGCAATTGCCCGACGGCAAATCATGGGACGACCATCGCGACGAGGTCGCCGACCTCATGATCGCAACCGTTGATAACTACGCCCCCGGCTTCGCAGGCAGTGTGATCGGCCGCCAGATCCTGTCGCCGCTCGACCTCGAGCGGCAGTTCGGCTTGCTCGGCGGCGACATCTTTCACGGCGCGCTAACGCTGAACCAGCTGTTCTCGGCGCGTCCCATGCTCGGCCATGCCGACTACCGCGGACCGCTGCGCGGTCTCTACCATTGCGGTTCCGGCGCCCATCCCGGCGGCGGGGTCACCGGCGCCCCCGGCCACAACGCCGCGCGGGCCGTCCTCGCCGACCACCGCGCGCTGTTCGCATAG
- a CDS encoding Flp family type IVb pilin, whose product MKTLFVRFLKNESGATAIEYGLIATGIAIAIIAAVNGVGTNLSGTFSTVASSLK is encoded by the coding sequence ATGAAGACTCTTTTCGTTAGGTTCTTGAAGAATGAATCCGGCGCGACCGCCATCGAATACGGGCTGATTGCAACCGGCATCGCCATCGCCATCATCGCTGCGGTGAATGGCGTCGGCACGAACTTGAGCGGGACATTCAGTACGGTCGCCAGCTCGCTCAAGTAA
- a CDS encoding 50S ribosomal protein L11 methyltransferase translates to MTPSTHRASITLPDEPTAKRVVDALSEMYFEDQAAFAAFERPDGRWDVTIHFAEAPDQALLRELVGQVVTRQDVASTLVFDTIEAKDWVKASLEDLVPVPAGRFIVHGHHDRHRIAPNKLGIEIEAALAFGTGHHGTTRGCLLLLDHVLKAYQPRRVLDLGTGTGVLGIAAAKAQHRKVLASDIDPPSVRVAEENARLNGVGHLVDVIRATGFASPRFAEEGPFDLVLANILANPLRQLAGPMAQHLASSAQVILSGLLTHQAPAVIAAYRARGLVPLRHLKIEGWSSLLLRSVR, encoded by the coding sequence ATGACCCCATCCACACACCGCGCCAGCATCACCCTTCCAGACGAACCGACCGCAAAGCGTGTGGTTGACGCGCTCTCCGAGATGTATTTCGAGGATCAGGCGGCTTTTGCGGCCTTCGAGCGGCCCGACGGCCGCTGGGACGTCACCATCCATTTTGCCGAGGCGCCGGACCAGGCCTTACTGCGCGAGCTTGTCGGCCAGGTGGTAACGCGGCAGGATGTCGCATCGACTTTGGTATTTGACACCATCGAGGCGAAGGACTGGGTCAAGGCCAGCCTGGAAGATTTGGTCCCGGTCCCGGCCGGCCGGTTCATCGTCCACGGCCACCATGACCGGCACAGGATAGCCCCCAACAAGCTCGGGATCGAGATCGAGGCGGCGCTCGCCTTCGGCACCGGCCATCACGGCACGACGCGCGGCTGCCTGCTGCTGCTCGACCACGTGCTGAAGGCCTATCAGCCCCGCCGGGTGCTCGATCTCGGCACCGGGACCGGCGTGCTGGGGATTGCCGCCGCCAAGGCACAGCATCGCAAGGTGCTGGCGAGTGACATCGACCCGCCGTCGGTACGAGTCGCCGAGGAGAATGCCCGGCTGAACGGGGTAGGACATCTGGTCGATGTGATCCGTGCCACCGGCTTTGCGTCGCCGCGGTTTGCCGAGGAAGGGCCGTTCGATCTGGTGCTCGCCAACATCCTCGCCAATCCGCTGCGCCAGCTGGCGGGGCCGATGGCCCAGCACCTCGCATCGTCGGCGCAGGTCATCCTCTCGGGCTTGCTGACGCATCAGGCACCGGCGGTCATCGCCGCCTATCGCGCCCGTGGGCTGGTGCCGCTGCGGCATCTGAAGATCGAGGGTTGGAGCAGCCTGCTGCTGCGCTCGGTCAGGTGA
- a CDS encoding aminopeptidase P family protein, producing the protein MFEAHFQTFEEPEGGVALTARLSALREELARRKLTGFAVPRADQQQNEYVAASEERLAWLTGFTGSAGLAIVLSKEAALFVDGRYTLQAGKQVDRKAWQVEPLVDPPPEHWLTRHLAAGDRLGFDPWLHTSAAAERLAAACAKAGAELVAVDGNPVDTVWHERPAPPLGPVAIHGAQFSGEIEAEKLKRIRLEINKLGVDALVLSDSHAVAWTFNIRGADVSHTPLPLSYALVPKEGRPLVFIDHRKLSNATRDHLEQSADVEEPVALTLKLTELAKRGASIALDSATAADALSRLIAGAGGKPVRGSDPVSLLKAVKNLTEIDGTRTAHQRDAVALVRFLAWVDREAPSGHLTEIDTVEALETFRRQTGALKDVSFPTIAGTGPNGAIVHYRVTRKSNRRIEPGDLLLIDSGAQYEDGTTDVTRTIAIGKPTDEMRDRFTRVLRGHIAIARAIFPDGTTGAQLDSFARQHLWQAGIDFEHGTGHGVGSYLSVHEGPARISKLGTTPLKRGMILSNEPGYYKTDAYGIRIENLELVIGTDIAGAEKPVNAFETLTLAPIDRRLIEVSMLSEGELSWLNDYHARVARVVRPHLDDNATKLWLDEATAALK; encoded by the coding sequence ATGTTCGAAGCCCATTTCCAGACGTTCGAAGAGCCCGAAGGCGGCGTGGCGCTGACCGCGCGCTTAAGCGCGCTGCGCGAGGAACTGGCGCGGCGCAAGCTGACCGGGTTCGCGGTTCCGCGCGCCGATCAGCAGCAGAATGAATATGTTGCGGCGTCCGAGGAGCGGCTAGCCTGGCTGACCGGCTTCACCGGATCGGCCGGGCTCGCGATCGTGCTGAGCAAGGAAGCCGCCCTGTTCGTCGACGGGCGCTACACGTTGCAGGCCGGCAAGCAGGTCGACCGCAAGGCCTGGCAGGTCGAGCCGCTGGTCGATCCGCCGCCGGAGCATTGGCTGACCCGGCATCTGGCAGCCGGCGACCGCCTAGGATTTGACCCGTGGCTGCACACTTCTGCGGCAGCCGAACGGCTGGCGGCGGCCTGCGCCAAGGCCGGCGCCGAACTGGTCGCCGTCGACGGCAACCCGGTCGATACGGTCTGGCACGAACGGCCGGCGCCGCCGCTCGGCCCGGTCGCGATCCACGGCGCGCAGTTTTCCGGCGAGATCGAGGCCGAGAAGCTGAAGCGCATCCGGCTCGAGATCAACAAGCTCGGTGTCGATGCGCTGGTGCTCTCCGACAGCCACGCGGTGGCCTGGACCTTCAACATCCGCGGCGCCGACGTCTCGCATACGCCGTTGCCGCTGTCCTACGCGCTGGTGCCGAAGGAAGGCCGGCCGCTCGTGTTCATCGATCACCGCAAGCTGTCCAACGCGACCCGCGACCATCTCGAACAGTCCGCCGATGTCGAGGAGCCGGTGGCGCTGACGCTAAAACTGACCGAGCTCGCCAAGCGCGGCGCATCGATCGCGCTCGACAGCGCGACCGCGGCAGACGCGTTGAGCCGCCTGATCGCCGGCGCCGGCGGCAAGCCGGTGCGCGGCAGCGATCCGGTCAGTCTGCTGAAGGCGGTCAAGAACCTCACCGAGATCGACGGCACGCGCACCGCGCACCAGCGCGACGCGGTGGCGCTCGTCCGCTTCCTCGCCTGGGTCGACCGCGAGGCGCCCTCGGGCCACCTCACCGAGATCGACACCGTCGAGGCGCTGGAAACCTTCCGTCGCCAGACCGGCGCGCTGAAGGACGTCTCGTTCCCGACCATCGCCGGCACCGGGCCGAATGGCGCCATCGTGCATTATCGCGTGACGCGCAAGAGCAACCGCCGCATCGAGCCCGGCGATCTGCTGCTGATCGATTCCGGCGCGCAATATGAGGACGGTACCACCGACGTCACCCGCACCATCGCGATCGGCAAACCGACCGACGAGATGCGCGACCGCTTCACCCGCGTGCTGCGCGGCCATATCGCGATCGCCCGCGCGATCTTCCCCGACGGCACCACCGGCGCGCAGCTCGACAGCTTCGCGCGGCAACATCTCTGGCAGGCCGGGATCGATTTCGAGCACGGCACCGGCCACGGCGTCGGCAGCTATCTCAGCGTCCATGAAGGGCCGGCGCGGATCTCGAAACTCGGCACCACGCCGCTGAAGCGCGGCATGATCCTGTCCAACGAGCCCGGCTACTACAAGACCGACGCCTACGGCATCAGGATCGAGAACCTCGAGCTGGTGATCGGCACCGACATTGCCGGCGCCGAGAAGCCGGTCAACGCATTCGAGACGCTGACGCTGGCGCCGATCGATCGCCGCCTGATCGAGGTGAGCATGCTGAGCGAAGGCGAGTTGAGCTGGCTCAACGACTACCACGCCCGCGTCGCGCGTGTGGTGCGCCCGCATCTCGACGACAACGCCACCAAGCTGTGGCTCGACGAGGCGACGGCGGCGTTGAAGTAG
- a CDS encoding multidrug effflux MFS transporter has product MHGVMGKPPGAAQENIKDNNIAASKVMLLMLVVMTGVAPISLYMLVPALPVLATTFGRDIGIAQMTVSLYMVGIALSQLIMGPLSDKFGRRPVLLAGLGLMVVAGIGSVFAETLPQLIAARFFQALGGASGMVISRAIIRDLYPRERVGAMISLVVAALMIAQMVSPLTGGLLETTFGWRAILYLITAASLITTIFIALALPETRRDRADSSSFRGDLGRLMRSRAFVGYLLCQVLASQIIFAFAGGGPYIVVTQMGRSSAEYGAWFAMTGFGYFIGNLLCVRFAPRHSLEKLIWFGLALQVGGSLLNLIWSFAGLNQAPLWLFGTQMIVMVANAFVMANSAAGAISIRPEAAGTASGAMGFLQQGIGSLISQFGAYLGGHSTTTLPLTSALFAISLACACTMIFVVPRRNVVVSEELIAQAEEDEQGMM; this is encoded by the coding sequence ATGCACGGCGTGATGGGCAAGCCGCCCGGCGCGGCCCAAGAGAACATCAAAGACAACAACATCGCGGCATCGAAGGTCATGCTGCTGATGCTCGTCGTGATGACGGGCGTCGCGCCGATCTCGCTCTACATGCTGGTTCCGGCGCTGCCGGTGCTGGCGACCACGTTCGGCCGCGACATCGGAATCGCGCAGATGACCGTGTCGCTCTACATGGTCGGCATCGCGCTGTCGCAGCTGATCATGGGACCGCTGTCCGACAAGTTCGGCCGCCGCCCGGTGCTGCTCGCGGGCCTCGGACTAATGGTGGTGGCGGGCATCGGCTCTGTCTTCGCCGAGACCCTGCCGCAGCTGATCGCGGCGCGCTTCTTTCAGGCGCTCGGCGGCGCCAGCGGCATGGTGATCAGCCGCGCCATCATCCGCGATCTCTATCCGCGCGAGCGGGTCGGCGCCATGATCAGCCTCGTCGTCGCCGCGCTGATGATCGCGCAGATGGTGAGCCCGCTGACCGGCGGTCTGCTGGAAACCACATTCGGCTGGCGCGCGATCCTCTATCTCATCACCGCGGCGTCGCTGATCACCACGATCTTCATCGCGCTCGCCCTGCCCGAAACCCGCCGCGACCGCGCCGACAGCTCCAGCTTCCGCGGCGACCTCGGCAGGCTGATGCGAAGCCGCGCCTTCGTCGGCTACCTGCTGTGCCAGGTGCTGGCGTCACAGATCATCTTCGCCTTCGCCGGCGGCGGTCCCTACATCGTGGTCACCCAGATGGGCCGCAGCAGCGCCGAATACGGCGCGTGGTTCGCGATGACGGGGTTCGGCTACTTCATCGGCAATCTGCTCTGCGTCCGCTTCGCGCCGCGCCACTCGCTGGAGAAGCTGATCTGGTTCGGGCTCGCGCTGCAGGTCGGCGGCAGCCTGCTGAACCTGATCTGGAGTTTCGCCGGGCTGAACCAGGCGCCGCTCTGGCTGTTCGGCACCCAGATGATCGTGATGGTCGCCAATGCCTTCGTGATGGCCAACTCCGCCGCCGGCGCCATCAGCATCCGCCCCGAGGCCGCCGGCACCGCCTCCGGCGCCATGGGCTTCCTGCAGCAGGGCATCGGTTCGCTGATCTCGCAGTTCGGCGCCTATCTCGGCGGCCACTCCACCACCACGCTGCCGCTGACATCGGCGCTCTTCGCGATCTCGCTCGCCTGCGCCTGCACCATGATCTTCGTCGTACCGCGGCGGAATGTGGTGGTGAGCGAAGAGCTGATCGCGCAGGCCGAGGAGGATGAGCAGGGGATGATGTGA